The following are encoded in a window of Panicum virgatum strain AP13 chromosome 5N, P.virgatum_v5, whole genome shotgun sequence genomic DNA:
- the LOC120676450 gene encoding uncharacterized protein LOC120676450 isoform X3, protein MILGTLEDVFKSEMLYSLSRLVSKSIILFRDQVDLLLLFLNHDSTPMKSTALKCMCFMFHRHTYHFPVIRTVLGRLLPLIDDVDFSLDYKSDVLMILQKIFCGKASCIHHLSGSELSKLLLAAESYLHSSSLEMQGTALEILVEVFCILKQARPDLNMTILKGSSFAYVECQGVTNNISLTSEENCMNRALYKFIAMIVNYIISLVNQVISIKKKKVTSGNICMSSELDKKYIAPFRLMLKLVSCYPSAATVALGELRGLLKELSQINGSNYSEVAVTSVEPFQTSVAPEELSTSNANAELLATSIEASHIETNIGKGKLDPTKFDCKNKKSIAHDLTLYTLKFANACHNVLCKTSGTRYNLHDSIKDLIECVHQNDSQYWSTYEAFHLIICACIARHTCKLRDGTQELCGSKEEPNFFSTPLVWIAQELCALRMTKMLIKKQKYWEAYRSSMYCCCKGLWFTASFVFRKLADAFNPGPFSCWLKSLLLFSAGEIEMKLLLFPSATIKLVGELQIDNDLSEDLYCAKTDTDSILSASQELHDHQAKITGICGRTCLANDALESNASSDFEFFFQRWFISLRSSFLEILTDILGILSSTSSAYEGRENHLNVSGELIQGQILALASCSLRLSDLAKSYDLLAASHMDMDCHSSSSLARLAFMCSLLAFCTAYSVDFSRAYNDVEPCKLPKRFSHASALQDLHGRVDGSDRQVVSQLQQFMPASFDAQVCLQSSGRMNCPGILEKDSYSLCHFAVASLLRARGNAESNGMTNGADCLYSWHGGLQLLSVILQKLMELPFVVPKYFFRVRPCLGAELYMFVSNPVDTSGMSVEPGFQLSLTLGMQWKRVLERTAIRPVKLYCILAASSTTCFDAAGTRSKQFGPQKTSEMVELNAKLLQYIKSDLRKGRDERDSQSGSEMVTAFARFEPADSGQGFSACLLDVSSFPEGSYQIKWLVCCVDENGSYFSLLPLNDGAIFSVRKS, encoded by the exons GTGGATTTACTGTTACTGTTTCTGAATCATGATTCCACTCCTATGAAGTCTACGGCGTTAAAATGCATGTGTTTTATGTTTCACAGACATACCTACCATTTTCCAGTTATTAGGACTGTTCTTGGCAGATTGTTGCCACTAATTGATGATGTGGATTTTTCACTTGACTATAAGAGCGATGTGTTAATGATTCTGCAGAAG ATTTTCTGTGGTAAAGCGTCATGCATTCATCATTTAAGTGGTTCTGAATTATCTAAGCTTCTTCTGGCTGCTGAAAGTTATTTACATTCTTCTTCCTTGGAGATGCAAGGTACAGCTCTAGAAATACTTGTGGAAGTCTTTTGCATTCTCAAGCAAGCAAGGCCAGATTTGAACATGACCATTCTTAAGGGTTCATCATTTGCATATGTGGAGTGCCAAGGAGTAACCAACAACATATCACTAACTTCTGAAGAAAATTGTATGAACAGGGCACTGTATAAGTTCATAGCAATGATTGTGAATTATATTATATCTCTGGTCAATCAAGTAATcagcatcaaaaagaaaaaagtcacTAGCGGAAACATCTGCATGTCATCTGAATTGGATAAGAAATACATAGCTCCTTTCAGACTTATGCTGAAGCTTGTCTCATGCTACCCTTCTGCTGCTACTGTTGCTCTTGGTGAACTAAGAGGCCTGCTAAAAGAACTATCTCAAATTAATGGCAGTAATTACTCTGAAGTTGCTGTTACCTCTGTTGAACCATTCCAGACAAGTGTTGCTCCTGAGGAATTGAGCACTTCAAATGCCAATGCTGAACTTTTAGCTACAAGTATTGAAGCTTCTCACATTGAAACAAACATTGGTAAGGGAAAACTGGATCCCACCAAATTTGATTGCAAGAATAAAAAGTCCATTGCGCATGATCTCACTCTTTACACGCTCAAGTTTGCAAATGCTTGTCACAATGTGCTTTGTAAAACATCTGGTACTAGATACAATCTTCATGATAGCATTAAGGATCTAATCGAGTGTGTCCATCAGAATGACTCTCAATATTGGAGCACATATGAAGCCTTCCATCTGATAATTTGTGCTTGTATTGCTCGGCATACTTGTAAACTCAGAGATGGTACTCAGGAATTATGTGGTTCAAAAGAGGAGCCTAATTTCTTCTCAACTCCTTTGGTTTGGATAGCTCAGGAATTATGTGCACTTCGAATGACCAAAATGCTTATAAAAAAGCAGAAATACTGGGAAGCTTATAGGTCTTCTATGTACTGTTGTTGTAAAGGTCTCTGGTTCACAGCTTCCTTTGTCTTTAGGAAACTGGCAGATGCATTTAATCCAGGCCCTTTCAGTTGTTGGCTGAAATCATTGCTACTTTTTTCTGCTGGGGAAATTGAGATGAAGCTGTTGCTTTTTCCCTCAGCAACTATAAAGTTAGTCGGTGagctacagatagacaatgatCTTAGTGAGGACCTTTACTGTGCTAAAACAGACACTGACAGTATTCTCAGTGCATCTCAAGAGTTGCATGATCACCAAGCAAAAATCACTGGTATTTGTGGCAGAACATGCTTAGCTAATGATGCCCTAGAATCAAATGCCTCTTCAGATTTTGAATTCTTTTTCCAGAGATGGTTCATTAGTCTCCGATCATCATTTCTTGAGATCTTAACTGACATTCTTGGTATTCTTAGTTCAACTTCTTCTGCATATGAAGGAAGAGAAAACCATTTAAATGTATCAGGAGAGCTTATCCAAGGCCAAATACTTGCTTTGGCTAGTTGCTCTTTAAGACTAAGTGATCTGGCAAAGAGTTATGATCTCCTTGCTGCATCCCATATGGACATGGATTGTCATAGCTCTAGTAGTTTAGCCAGGCTTGCTTTCATGTGCTCACTTTTGGCATTTTGTACTGCATATTCTGTGGATTTCTCAAGAGCATATAATGATGTAGAGCCGTGCAAGCTTCCCAAGAGGTTTTCTCATGCTTCGGCCCTACAAGATTTACATGGAAGAGTAGATGGGTCAGACAGGCAGGTTGTTTCCCAACTGCAACAATTCATGCCCGCTTCTTTTGATGCACAAGTCTGTTTACAGTCCAGTGGACGAATGAACTGTCCAGGTATTCTTGAAAAGGATTCTTATTCTCTTTGCCATTTTGCTGTGGCATCTTTGCTTCGTGCACGTGGGAATGCTGAATCTAATGGAATGACAAATGGAGCGGACTGTTTATATTCTTGGCATGGAGGGTTGCAACTTCTATCTGTCATTCTGCAGAAGTTAATGGAATTGCCTTTTGTGGTTCCCAAGTATTTCTTCAGAGTAAG GCCTTGCCTTGGTGCTGAACTTTACATGTTTGTTTCAAATCCTGTTGACACAAGCGGAATGTCAGTAGAGCCTGGTTTCCAGTTGTCTCTGACCCTTGGCATGCAGTGGAAGAGGGTGTTAGAGAGAACCGCGATTCGCCCTGTGAAATTGTACTGCATTCTAGCTGCAAGCTCGACAACCTGCTTTGATGCGGCAGGAACAAGAAGCAAACAGTTTGGACCGCAGAAGACCTCTGAAATGGTTGAGCTTAACGCCAAGCTGCTGCAGTACATAAAGAGTGATCTGAGGAAGGGCAGGGACGAGAGGGATTCCCAGTCTGGCTCGGAGATGGTGACGGCATTTGCACGCTTCGAACCAGCTGATAGCGGGCAGGGATTTTCGGCTTGTCTGCTGGATGTCTCCTCGTTCCCTGAAGGTTCGTATCAGATAAAGTGGCTCGTGTGCTGCGTCGACGAGAACGGCTCCTATTTCAGCCTCCTGCCTCTGAACGATGGCGCTATCTTCTCTGTCCGAAAGTCCTGA
- the LOC120676450 gene encoding uncharacterized protein LOC120676450 isoform X2 → MVGKQMILGTLEDVFKSEMLYSLSRLVSKSIILFRDQVDLLLLFLNHDSTPMKSTALKCMCFMFHRHTYHFPVIRTVLGRLLPLIDDVDFSLDYKSDVLMILQKIFCGKASCIHHLSGSELSKLLLAAESYLHSSSLEMQGTALEILVEVFCILKQARPDLNMTILKGSSFAYVECQGVTNNISLTSEENCMNRALYKFIAMIVNYIISLVNQVISIKKKKVTSGNICMSSELDKKYIAPFRLMLKLVSCYPSAATVALGELRGLLKELSQINGSNYSEVAVTSVEPFQTSVAPEELSTSNANAELLATSIEASHIETNIGKGKLDPTKFDCKNKKSIAHDLTLYTLKFANACHNVLCKTSGTRYNLHDSIKDLIECVHQNDSQYWSTYEAFHLIICACIARHTCKLRDGTQELCGSKEEPNFFSTPLVWIAQELCALRMTKMLIKKQKYWEAYRSSMYCCCKGLWFTASFVFRKLADAFNPGPFSCWLKSLLLFSAGEIEMKLLLFPSATIKLVGELQIDNDLSEDLYCAKTDTDSILSASQELHDHQAKITGICGRTCLANDALESNASSDFEFFFQRWFISLRSSFLEILTDILGILSSTSSAYEGRENHLNVSGELIQGQILALASCSLRLSDLAKSYDLLAASHMDMDCHSSSSLARLAFMCSLLAFCTAYSVDFSRAYNDVEPCKLPKRFSHASALQDLHGRVDGSDRQVVSQLQQFMPASFDAQVCLQSSGRMNCPGILEKDSYSLCHFAVASLLRARGNAESNGMTNGADCLYSWHGGLQLLSVILQKLMELPFVVPKYFFRVRPCLGAELYMFVSNPVDTSGMSVEPGFQLSLTLGMQWKRVLERTAIRPVKLYCILAASSTTCFDAAGTRSKQFGPQKTSEMVELNAKLLQYIKSDLRKGRDERDSQSGSEMVTAFARFEPADSGQGFSACLLDVSSFPEGSYQIKWLVCCVDENGSYFSLLPLNDGAIFSVRKS, encoded by the exons GTGGATTTACTGTTACTGTTTCTGAATCATGATTCCACTCCTATGAAGTCTACGGCGTTAAAATGCATGTGTTTTATGTTTCACAGACATACCTACCATTTTCCAGTTATTAGGACTGTTCTTGGCAGATTGTTGCCACTAATTGATGATGTGGATTTTTCACTTGACTATAAGAGCGATGTGTTAATGATTCTGCAGAAG ATTTTCTGTGGTAAAGCGTCATGCATTCATCATTTAAGTGGTTCTGAATTATCTAAGCTTCTTCTGGCTGCTGAAAGTTATTTACATTCTTCTTCCTTGGAGATGCAAGGTACAGCTCTAGAAATACTTGTGGAAGTCTTTTGCATTCTCAAGCAAGCAAGGCCAGATTTGAACATGACCATTCTTAAGGGTTCATCATTTGCATATGTGGAGTGCCAAGGAGTAACCAACAACATATCACTAACTTCTGAAGAAAATTGTATGAACAGGGCACTGTATAAGTTCATAGCAATGATTGTGAATTATATTATATCTCTGGTCAATCAAGTAATcagcatcaaaaagaaaaaagtcacTAGCGGAAACATCTGCATGTCATCTGAATTGGATAAGAAATACATAGCTCCTTTCAGACTTATGCTGAAGCTTGTCTCATGCTACCCTTCTGCTGCTACTGTTGCTCTTGGTGAACTAAGAGGCCTGCTAAAAGAACTATCTCAAATTAATGGCAGTAATTACTCTGAAGTTGCTGTTACCTCTGTTGAACCATTCCAGACAAGTGTTGCTCCTGAGGAATTGAGCACTTCAAATGCCAATGCTGAACTTTTAGCTACAAGTATTGAAGCTTCTCACATTGAAACAAACATTGGTAAGGGAAAACTGGATCCCACCAAATTTGATTGCAAGAATAAAAAGTCCATTGCGCATGATCTCACTCTTTACACGCTCAAGTTTGCAAATGCTTGTCACAATGTGCTTTGTAAAACATCTGGTACTAGATACAATCTTCATGATAGCATTAAGGATCTAATCGAGTGTGTCCATCAGAATGACTCTCAATATTGGAGCACATATGAAGCCTTCCATCTGATAATTTGTGCTTGTATTGCTCGGCATACTTGTAAACTCAGAGATGGTACTCAGGAATTATGTGGTTCAAAAGAGGAGCCTAATTTCTTCTCAACTCCTTTGGTTTGGATAGCTCAGGAATTATGTGCACTTCGAATGACCAAAATGCTTATAAAAAAGCAGAAATACTGGGAAGCTTATAGGTCTTCTATGTACTGTTGTTGTAAAGGTCTCTGGTTCACAGCTTCCTTTGTCTTTAGGAAACTGGCAGATGCATTTAATCCAGGCCCTTTCAGTTGTTGGCTGAAATCATTGCTACTTTTTTCTGCTGGGGAAATTGAGATGAAGCTGTTGCTTTTTCCCTCAGCAACTATAAAGTTAGTCGGTGagctacagatagacaatgatCTTAGTGAGGACCTTTACTGTGCTAAAACAGACACTGACAGTATTCTCAGTGCATCTCAAGAGTTGCATGATCACCAAGCAAAAATCACTGGTATTTGTGGCAGAACATGCTTAGCTAATGATGCCCTAGAATCAAATGCCTCTTCAGATTTTGAATTCTTTTTCCAGAGATGGTTCATTAGTCTCCGATCATCATTTCTTGAGATCTTAACTGACATTCTTGGTATTCTTAGTTCAACTTCTTCTGCATATGAAGGAAGAGAAAACCATTTAAATGTATCAGGAGAGCTTATCCAAGGCCAAATACTTGCTTTGGCTAGTTGCTCTTTAAGACTAAGTGATCTGGCAAAGAGTTATGATCTCCTTGCTGCATCCCATATGGACATGGATTGTCATAGCTCTAGTAGTTTAGCCAGGCTTGCTTTCATGTGCTCACTTTTGGCATTTTGTACTGCATATTCTGTGGATTTCTCAAGAGCATATAATGATGTAGAGCCGTGCAAGCTTCCCAAGAGGTTTTCTCATGCTTCGGCCCTACAAGATTTACATGGAAGAGTAGATGGGTCAGACAGGCAGGTTGTTTCCCAACTGCAACAATTCATGCCCGCTTCTTTTGATGCACAAGTCTGTTTACAGTCCAGTGGACGAATGAACTGTCCAGGTATTCTTGAAAAGGATTCTTATTCTCTTTGCCATTTTGCTGTGGCATCTTTGCTTCGTGCACGTGGGAATGCTGAATCTAATGGAATGACAAATGGAGCGGACTGTTTATATTCTTGGCATGGAGGGTTGCAACTTCTATCTGTCATTCTGCAGAAGTTAATGGAATTGCCTTTTGTGGTTCCCAAGTATTTCTTCAGAGTAAG GCCTTGCCTTGGTGCTGAACTTTACATGTTTGTTTCAAATCCTGTTGACACAAGCGGAATGTCAGTAGAGCCTGGTTTCCAGTTGTCTCTGACCCTTGGCATGCAGTGGAAGAGGGTGTTAGAGAGAACCGCGATTCGCCCTGTGAAATTGTACTGCATTCTAGCTGCAAGCTCGACAACCTGCTTTGATGCGGCAGGAACAAGAAGCAAACAGTTTGGACCGCAGAAGACCTCTGAAATGGTTGAGCTTAACGCCAAGCTGCTGCAGTACATAAAGAGTGATCTGAGGAAGGGCAGGGACGAGAGGGATTCCCAGTCTGGCTCGGAGATGGTGACGGCATTTGCACGCTTCGAACCAGCTGATAGCGGGCAGGGATTTTCGGCTTGTCTGCTGGATGTCTCCTCGTTCCCTGAAGGTTCGTATCAGATAAAGTGGCTCGTGTGCTGCGTCGACGAGAACGGCTCCTATTTCAGCCTCCTGCCTCTGAACGATGGCGCTATCTTCTCTGTCCGAAAGTCCTGA